Proteins co-encoded in one Podospora pseudoanserina strain CBS 124.78 chromosome 7 map unlocalized CBS124.78p_7, whole genome shotgun sequence genomic window:
- a CDS encoding uncharacterized protein (EggNog:ENOG503P76M; COG:S) → MRTSAVSLAVFIVGALASPINMDMARAEQQVEVPAALKMQLRDTECAAKRNRDENKYNRHGHMTYYEVGPGACGHDDSGKGYTHNIVAISSALVSGQDAGDACGRRISIKGHDGKKVTAVVRDKCPSCPPGGIDVSPKVFKELVGSLDVGKTEVSWTFI, encoded by the coding sequence ATGAGGACCTCCGCTGTTTCCTTGGCCGTGTTCATTGTTGGTGCTCTCGCCAGCCCTATCAACATGGACATGGCCCGTGCCGAGCAGCAAGTTGAGGTGCCCGCTGCTCTCAAGATGCAGCTCCGGGACACGGAGTGTGCCGCCAAACGCAATCGAGACGAAAATAAATACAACCGCCACGGACACATGACGTACTACGAAGTCGGACCTGGTGCCTGTGGTCACGACGACAGTGGCAAGGGTTATACTCACAACATCGTGGCTATTTCATCGGCACTGGTGAGCGGTCAAGATGCCGGCGATGCTTGTGGCCGCAGGATTTCCATCAAGGGCCACGATGGCAAGAAGGTCACTGCCGTTGTCCGTGACAAGTGCCCTTCGTGCCCCCCCGGTGGGATCGATGTCAGCCCAAAGGTTTTCAAGGAGCTTGTGGGTAGTTTGGACGTGGGGAAGACTGAAGTGTCATGGACTTTCATTTAG